ACCAGCAAAGCTCTGCACCCGGTCGACTGAGGGCAGAAGCGACACGGTCGTCCCTTCCCACACGGACCAGGCTTTGGCCGCCTGCAGTTTTGCCGCCGGGTCATCGCCGGTCAGACGGCGGTAATAGGCAGCCATCAGGTCATCGCGCTCGGCGACCGGAATCGGCGCCAGATAATCCTCCCACGCATCCGGGTAGATCCAGCTCGCGCCCTCCTGGTAGAACCATAAAAGCTCGGACCGGCGCAGGGTGAAAATGCCGCGGAGCACGAGTTCGGAGACACGTGAGGGGTGGGTGAGGGCATAGGCGAGTGCCAGTGTCGATCCCCACGACCCGCCAAACATTTGCCACCGTTCCACGCCCAATTGCTCCCGCAACTGCTCCATGTCGCGAATCAGGTCCCAGGTCGTATTCTCGCGCAGCTCTGCATGAGGCGTCGAACGGCCACAGCCGCGCTGATCGAAAACCACAATGCGATAACGCTCAGGATCAAAAAACCGCCGCATGGAGGGGGTTGATCCACCGCCTGGCCCGCCATGGCACACCACGACGGGCTTGCCATTGGGGTTGCCGCAGACCTCATAATAGATCTCGTGGATCGCTGATACTTTCAGGCGGCCGCGTTCATAGGGGTCGATCGGCGGGTAGAGGTTAAATTTCGTCATGTGTCTCGAGAAAGGCTTTGTCTGCGCGGCAAGTGTGATAGGGTTTAGAGACGGTTGCAAAATCCACAAGAAGCCATTGGCTCAGGTTGGACAAACTTTAAGACGGGTCATGTTGGATGTGCCGGGCAGGACACCGAACCAATGGCCGGGGCATAAGGTAGGGGCTATGAGTCTGGCGCTGCGTGTGAAGCGACCTGTTTTTACCATTTTGTGTGGCTTGTCACTGACGGCGTGTGCCTCTGTGAAGGTGTCCATGCCCGGATTTGCCGGCGAGGAATCTCAGGCCCCCGTAGCGCATTCCGAACGAATTGCTCTTAATGACGCGGCCAGTGCGCTGGCCGACCAGCCCTGGGGCAAGGTCGAAGATAGCGGTCTCGTCACTGTCCTTTTCGGCCGCCTGAAGGAGACAGAAGAAGACCGCGTCCTCGACCAGTATATAAGCCGAATCCGTACCTTTAACGCTGATCCCGTGACGGCCGTTATCGCCGATGCAGACAGCTCGCTCGCCCAGGCCCGCCGCGTGGCGGAAGCCGGTCGGCAGGCGGTGAATTCGATGCAGCCCGTCGCGTCCGATATCTCGACACTCGAAGACGCGATCAGCGAAGCCCGCGAATGTCGCAAGATGTATGTGCGTGCGCTGCAGCTTCTGCAGAAAGACGGCGCTGCGATCAGCGAATCGGATGTCGACATGATCCGTGACGCCTTCACCCAGACAATTGCCGATATCGGTCAGACCGCCGACGTGGTCGCCGATCGTGTGGCACTGGGTGAGAACAAGGATCGTCTGGCCCTGCCCACGACGGATCCGGTGGGCGGCAGCGATACTTACGACTGATAGTCGACGGCGACCTCAGGCGTCGCCAAGATCCCGCGCGACGGCGCGGACAATCAGGTCAATCTGTGCCCAGACTTCATCCTGCGTTCCCGAAAGCCCTGTCGGCCCGACCGAAATGGTGATGATGCCGTGAACCGCGGCCCACAAGGCTTTGGTCAAGGTGCGGTGCTTGGGGCTGTCCACATGTCCCTTGGCTTCGACAATCACACTCTCCAGCACCTCGAACAGCGCGCGCTGTTTCTCCAGATACCAGACCGGCACTTGTGACTTGCCGCGGCGGTTGAAGGCGAGAACCGCGCTCCACAGATCCTGCCGGTCTACGACAAAGTTCAGATAGGCGCGCCCCAGCGCCAGCAGCTGGTCTGTCGTCGACAGATTTTCTCTTCGCGCCTGTTCGCGCGCCGCGCTGATGATCTCGAGCAATTCGTCATAGACCTGCCCCCCGACGTGGAAGAGCAGCTCATCCAGGTGACCAAACAAATTGTAGACGGTCCCGACCGATACTCCCATTCGAACTGCGAGCACGCGCGCCTTGACCTGTTCGGGGCCCCCCTCGATGAGCAGGGCACGCGCCTCATCCAGCGCACTCGCTCTGAGGTCCTCTGTCGTCCGGCGGGGAGATGTCGTTCTGGCCATAGGCTCTTTTGCCCGGTTTGCGCCTTCCGAACAAGGTTCAATATTTGATCAGCCATTGCTCCCGCGCCCAAGTTGCGAGAGAGACGCGGCACGACGGCAGGAACGACCCAAGTGACAGATCATCAGCGCGACCAACCGCAAGGGCGGTACAATGTCCGGTGGACGCCGCTCAAGGGATTTGTGGCGCTTTATGCCGGTCAATATCTCTTCCTCGGCATGCAGCTGCCATTTTTCCCGGGCTGGCTGGATGAGCGGGGCTTTTCGGCGGCTTCGATTGGCTGGCTGACCGGCGGGGCACTTTGCCTTCGTTTACTGTTTGCGCCGGCCTTTGCCTACCGCCTTGAAAGTCTGGCGGACCCTCGAACCGGGATGCGCGGCGTGACCGCGCTCTTGGCCCTGCTGGCGCTTTGCCTGCTGACACCTGTCCCCAATAGCGTCGTGGCCGTGGCCGCGATTGGCATGCTGTTCCTGTATGGTCTGCTTGTCCCATTGTCCGACACCGCCGTTTTGCGTGCGGATCGGCGGGGTGAGCTCGCCTATGGCCGGGCTCGGGGCATGGGGTCGTTCTTCTTCATCGTCGCGAATCTCCTGGGCGGCTGGGCGATCAGTCAGGGCGGCGACAATGTCATCGTGCTCTGGATGGCTGCCGCAGCACTCAGCGCCTTTATCGCCACACTGTTTCTGCCGCGCGAGAAGGGGGCCGGGACAGGCGCCGATCGACCTCGGCCGTCTCTGGCGCTGGCGGCCAAGCTCTTCCGCTCCCGCTCATTCCTGCTGATGCTGTTTGCCAGCGGGCTGATCCAGGGATCTCACGCGACCTATTACACCTTCTCTGAGCTGCACTGGTCGGCGCTTGGCTATCCCAGCTATCTCATCGGCGCCCTGTGGACGACGGGGGTCGTGACCGAGATTGCGCTCCTGTTCTACATGAAGCCTCTGGTGACGCGGCTTGGGCCTGTCGCGCTGATCGGCGCGGGGGCCGTGGCGGCCATCATCCGCT
This genomic stretch from Parvularcula sp. LCG005 harbors:
- the pip gene encoding prolyl aminopeptidase, which codes for MTKFNLYPPIDPYERGRLKVSAIHEIYYEVCGNPNGKPVVVCHGGPGGGSTPSMRRFFDPERYRIVVFDQRGCGRSTPHAELRENTTWDLIRDMEQLREQLGVERWQMFGGSWGSTLALAYALTHPSRVSELVLRGIFTLRRSELLWFYQEGASWIYPDAWEDYLAPIPVAERDDLMAAYYRRLTGDDPAAKLQAAKAWSVWEGTTVSLLPSVDRVQSFAGDQFATAFARIECHYFVNGGFFEEDGWIINNAHRLEGIPGVIAQGRYDVVTPMKTAWDLARQWPDAELKVVPDAGHAASEDGIVSILMEATDRFAARD
- a CDS encoding TetR/AcrR family transcriptional regulator translates to MARTTSPRRTTEDLRASALDEARALLIEGGPEQVKARVLAVRMGVSVGTVYNLFGHLDELLFHVGGQVYDELLEIISAAREQARRENLSTTDQLLALGRAYLNFVVDRQDLWSAVLAFNRRGKSQVPVWYLEKQRALFEVLESVIVEAKGHVDSPKHRTLTKALWAAVHGIITISVGPTGLSGTQDEVWAQIDLIVRAVARDLGDA
- a CDS encoding MFS transporter; this encodes MTDHQRDQPQGRYNVRWTPLKGFVALYAGQYLFLGMQLPFFPGWLDERGFSAASIGWLTGGALCLRLLFAPAFAYRLESLADPRTGMRGVTALLALLALCLLTPVPNSVVAVAAIGMLFLYGLLVPLSDTAVLRADRRGELAYGRARGMGSFFFIVANLLGGWAISQGGDNVIVLWMAAAALSAFIATLFLPREKGAGTGADRPRPSLALAAKLFRSRSFLLMLFASGLIQGSHATYYTFSELHWSALGYPSYLIGALWTTGVVTEIALLFYMKPLVTRLGPVALIGAGAVAAIIRWPIAGLSPPLAVLFVIQTLHALTFAATYAGTIEFIGRAVPDEYRTTAMTIVASLGIGAVTGLAAVVAGQMFSAEAPLYAYLLMSGMGGAALILTVLLGRRWDGGPLHAVAQD